A region of Paralichthys olivaceus isolate ysfri-2021 chromosome 24, ASM2471397v2, whole genome shotgun sequence DNA encodes the following proteins:
- the LOC109640056 gene encoding dynein regulatory complex subunit 4-like isoform X2: MKHLLCEHQNMITELRASSLVTTEKQQKEQQKIEAELHKRMKSIKVDIEKINDECLVKELKLKDAEEMIKLRDELEKQLKETEAVYGEKMALILQELDIMKNNGFIKNEDHWNSHIDGLISDHNKALNEASELGRDLLQVVDGNDLLKTQIKEMKTKLKEKDLTLCLCDNKRLAELLLKAKEEIAEMEAKIKRSGMETNTKEKIAVKKMKDLKRDHEKLKEKFNKLQLERDELNKTHSQSIQKVQHKADLKNMQLETKLKALTDSLEKTNAQLYSVVSAPNMDQTALHEVIKNIKENLDSSNNTIRILQYKKDQISKARKDLLLYCKAKLRAVGVPVEELRLELEKVRHRP; this comes from the exons ATGAAGCACCTCCTTTGTGAACATCAGAACATGATCACTGAGTTGAGAGCAAGTAGTTTAGTAACaacagaaaagcagcagaaggaGCAACAAAAAATAGAGGCTGAGCTTCATAAGAGAATGAAGAGCATCAAGGTTGATATCGAGAAGATTAATGATGAATGCCTTGTCAAGGAGCTTAAACTG AAAGATGCAGAAGAAATGATTAAATTGAGGGACGAATTGGAGAAGCAACTCAAAG AAACTGAAGCTGTGTATGGGGAAAAGATGGCGTTGATCCTACAAGAGCTGGACATCATGAAGAACAATGGGTTCATTAAGAATGAAGATCACTGGAACAGCCACATTGACGGTCTCATATCAGACCACAACAAAGCTCTCAATGAAGCTAGTGAGCTGGGTAGAGACTTACTACAGGTTGTGGATGGGAATGATTTACTCAAG ACACAGATTAAAGAAATGAAGACCAAGCTGAAGGAAAAAGACCTGAccctttgtttgtgtgataaCAAACGTCTTGCTGAGCTTCTCTTGAAAGCTAAAGAAGAAATCGCTGAAATGGAGGCAAAAATTAAACGCAGCGGAATGGAAACT AACACCAAAGAAAAGATCGCAGTAAAGAAGATGAAAGATCTAAAGCGGGATCACGAGAAGCTGAAAGAGAAATTCAACAAG CTTCAGCTTGAGAGGGATGAGCTGAACAAGACGCACTCCCAGTCTATTCAGAAGGTGCAGCATAAAGCAGATCTGAAGAACATGCAGCTGGAAACGAAGCTGAAAGCTCTCACAGACAGTCTGGAGAAGACAAATGCTCAGCTCTACTCTGTGGTCTCTGCCCCTAACATGGACCAAACAGCCCTTCATGAGGTCATTAAGAACATTAAG GAAAACCTTGACTCCAGCAATAATACCATCAGGATCTTACAGTATAAAAAAGATCAGATTTCCAAG GCACGCAAGGATTTGCTACTGTACTGTAAGGCCAAGCTAAGGGCTGTTGGTGTCCCAGTGGAGGAGCTTCGTCTTGAGCTGGAAAAAGTCAGGCACAGGCCTTAG
- the LOC109640055 gene encoding ankyrin repeat domain-containing protein SOWAHC-like: MGNTGSFWGEKRDSKKQQARQAPAIPEISVTEASPLSKEEFVFTLPSPVRTSSTGQADSATAAHIQVVSSSRNSEGSHCRSRQPETDDVDNEGQFDTCSLSGSEGNSSRKHFIQVMMDTSPQVRRSMVLRRSVYLSSRSVSDSGSMLSSTLDEDRTSVTLDPLEHEWMMCASDGEWDSLNRLLSTEPSLILRKDFVSGFTCLHWAAKHGNPELIALIISFAKQNNIPIDIDVRSNTGYTPLHIAAMHNHMEVVKILVGAYNADVETRDYSGRKACQYLTDSVSVDIQDIIGAYEQSNSENADCRDRGLWRFSKVLQSNLKPLWLLNLSDFDSVDGEGRIREKPLRRRSSLSRMKPKLQRLRLRASQIVHSTTFHDTVDLEGSEEDFCKSRPKTHFFG, encoded by the coding sequence ATGGGGAACACAGGAAGCTTttggggagagaagagggactCCAAGAAACAGCAGGCGAGACAAGCACCTGCCATACCAGAAATCTCAGTGACTGAAGCGTCGCCTCTTTCGAAAGAGGAATTTGTGTTCACCCTACCCAGCCCTGTAAGGACTAGTAGCACAGGACAGGCGGATTCAGCTACTGCAGCGCATATTCAAgttgtgagcagcagcagaaactctGAAGGATCCCACTGCAGATCCAGGCAGCCTGAGACAGACGACGTGGACAATGAGGGACAGTTTGATACTTGCAGTCTCAGTGGCAGTGAAGGTAACAGCAGCCGCAAACACTTCATCCAGGTCATGATGGACACTTCCCCCCAGGTGAGGCGCAGCATGGTGCTGCGCAGGTCAGTTTACCTGTCCTCCAGGAGTGTCAGTGACTCAGGCTCCATGCTCTCCTCCACCCTGGATGAAGACAGGACTTCAGTCACTCTGGACCCTCTGGAACATGAGTGGATGATGTGTGCTTCAGATGGTGAGTGGGACAGCTTGAACCGCCTCCTCTCCACTGAACCCAGTCTCATCCTAAGGAAGGATTTTGTCTCTGGGTTCACCTGCCTGCACTGGGCCGCCAAGCATGGCAATCCTGAGCTCATAGCGCTTATTATTAGCTTTGCCAAGCAGAACAACATTCCAATTGATATTGATGTTAGATCCAACACTGGCTACACGCCTCTACACATAGCTGCTATGCACAACCACATGGAGGTGGTGAAGATCCTGGTGGGCGCCTATAATGCTGATGTAGAGACCAGAGACTATAGTGGAAGGAAGGCCTGCCAGTACCTTACTGACAGTGTGAGTGTGGACATACAGGACATCATAGGAGCTTACGAGCAATCAAACTCAGAGAATGCTGACTGCAGGGACAGAGGCCTTTGGAGGTTCTCCAAGGTTCTCCAATCTAACCTGAAGCCCCTCTGGCTGCTGAACCTAAGTGACTTTGACTCTGTAGATGGGGAGGGCCGAATCAGAGAGAAACCCCTGAGGAGAAGGTCTTCTCTCAGCAGGATGAAGCCAAAACTGCAGAGGCTTCGCTTGAGGGCATCACAGATTGTCCACAGCACAACTTTCCATGATACAGTAGACTTGGAGGGGTCTGAGGAAGATTTCTGTAAGTCCAGACCTAAGACACATTTCTTtgggtga
- the LOC109640056 gene encoding dynein regulatory complex subunit 4-like isoform X1, which produces MMPALHHDLKEQILRLQEELDREREETNSFQLEKEDINAISDNKQRELQDIIAELQVLQTDKAKNAQCHQAEIKVFKKRMKHLLCEHQNMITELRASSLVTTEKQQKEQQKIEAELHKRMKSIKVDIEKINDECLVKELKLKDAEEMIKLRDELEKQLKETEAVYGEKMALILQELDIMKNNGFIKNEDHWNSHIDGLISDHNKALNEASELGRDLLQVVDGNDLLKTQIKEMKTKLKEKDLTLCLCDNKRLAELLLKAKEEIAEMEAKIKRSGMETNTKEKIAVKKMKDLKRDHEKLKEKFNKLQLERDELNKTHSQSIQKVQHKADLKNMQLETKLKALTDSLEKTNAQLYSVVSAPNMDQTALHEVIKNIKENLDSSNNTIRILQYKKDQISKARKDLLLYCKAKLRAVGVPVEELRLELEKVRHRP; this is translated from the exons ATGATGCCTGCCTTACACCATGAT CTGAAAGAACAGATTTTGCGCCTTCAAGAGGAGCTGGAtcgagagagggaggagacaaACTCCTTTCAGCTGGAGAAGGAAGACATTAACGCCATCTCTgacaacaaacagagagagctACAGGATATAATAGCTGAACTGCAAGTGCTACAAACTGACAAAGCAAAGAATGCACAGTGCCACCAAGCGGAGATTAAG GTGTTTAAGAAGAGGATGAAGCACCTCCTTTGTGAACATCAGAACATGATCACTGAGTTGAGAGCAAGTAGTTTAGTAACaacagaaaagcagcagaaggaGCAACAAAAAATAGAGGCTGAGCTTCATAAGAGAATGAAGAGCATCAAGGTTGATATCGAGAAGATTAATGATGAATGCCTTGTCAAGGAGCTTAAACTG AAAGATGCAGAAGAAATGATTAAATTGAGGGACGAATTGGAGAAGCAACTCAAAG AAACTGAAGCTGTGTATGGGGAAAAGATGGCGTTGATCCTACAAGAGCTGGACATCATGAAGAACAATGGGTTCATTAAGAATGAAGATCACTGGAACAGCCACATTGACGGTCTCATATCAGACCACAACAAAGCTCTCAATGAAGCTAGTGAGCTGGGTAGAGACTTACTACAGGTTGTGGATGGGAATGATTTACTCAAG ACACAGATTAAAGAAATGAAGACCAAGCTGAAGGAAAAAGACCTGAccctttgtttgtgtgataaCAAACGTCTTGCTGAGCTTCTCTTGAAAGCTAAAGAAGAAATCGCTGAAATGGAGGCAAAAATTAAACGCAGCGGAATGGAAACT AACACCAAAGAAAAGATCGCAGTAAAGAAGATGAAAGATCTAAAGCGGGATCACGAGAAGCTGAAAGAGAAATTCAACAAG CTTCAGCTTGAGAGGGATGAGCTGAACAAGACGCACTCCCAGTCTATTCAGAAGGTGCAGCATAAAGCAGATCTGAAGAACATGCAGCTGGAAACGAAGCTGAAAGCTCTCACAGACAGTCTGGAGAAGACAAATGCTCAGCTCTACTCTGTGGTCTCTGCCCCTAACATGGACCAAACAGCCCTTCATGAGGTCATTAAGAACATTAAG GAAAACCTTGACTCCAGCAATAATACCATCAGGATCTTACAGTATAAAAAAGATCAGATTTCCAAG GCACGCAAGGATTTGCTACTGTACTGTAAGGCCAAGCTAAGGGCTGTTGGTGTCCCAGTGGAGGAGCTTCGTCTTGAGCTGGAAAAAGTCAGGCACAGGCCTTAG
- the slx9 gene encoding ribosome biogenesis protein SLX9 homolog, translating into MALKIRHVRQKLHHEAVKLDKCCSHDAPTDLALSRKTQDKHHMVHPRPENHWTGNQPLAESHFPTGIFAGTKITPEALVQTLKCKETPDTPKLGREGPDRALIGRQPAKKEKMNERREKWLKKISFIKQAQQEQAAKAHRQAMPVVGDLRPLVDALPDLCPFNGPTTATISTARRMSRKNKMPVKRPEPTDFSQMKQSQKRKLLETESSRFSDVIKTLCGKTNPLADIGEQLRKRMRQEEEHSPC; encoded by the exons ATGGCTTTGAAGATAAGACATGTCCGCCAGAAGCTTCACCACGAGGCAGTGAAGCTGGACAAGTGTTGCAGTCACGATGCGCCCACCGACTTAGCGTTGTCTCGGAAAACCCAGGACAAACACCACATGGTCCATCCACGTCCAGAGAACCACTGGACGGGCAATCAG CCCCTGGCAGAGAGCCACTTCCCGACTGGAATCTTTGCTGGCACTAAAATCACCCCAGAAGCTCTGGTACAAACCCTGAAGTGTAAGGAAACTCCAGATACACCCAAACTTGGCAGAGAAG GTCCTGACAGAGCTCTGATAGGGCGTCAGCCagccaagaaagaaaaaatgaatgagAGAAGGGAGAAGTGGCTGAAAA agatcagcttcaTCAAACAGGCCCAACAGGAGCAGGCAGCCAAGGCCCACAGGCAGGCCATGCCCGTGGTTGGAGACCTGAGACCGCTGGTAGACGCCCTGCCAGATCTCTGTCCATTTAATGGCCCAACTACTGCCACAATCTCCACTGCTCGTCGCatgagcagaaaaaacaaaat GCCAGTGAAGAGGCCTGAGCCAACCGATTTCAGTCAGATGAAGCAGTCACAAAAACGCAAACTCCT AGAAACCGAGAGCAGCCGCTTCAGTGACGTTATAAAGACACTCTGTGGAAAAACGAACCCTCTGGCTGATATTGGTGAGCAGTTAAGGAAGAGGATGAGGCAGGAGGAAGAGCACAGTCCGTGctaa